A DNA window from Mycobacterium sp. IDR2000157661 contains the following coding sequences:
- a CDS encoding NAD(P)H-dependent amine dehydrogenase family protein, with the protein MAIRVALVGTGNCGSLALRQLITDARFELVGVGVSSDAKVGKDAGELARLDVTTGVTAGNDLDAIIAAKPDCVVYCAMGDTRLPEAMADVRRILAAGIDVVGSALGVLQYPWGVIPDKYIQRVEEAAQEGDSTVFMTGVDPGFVTDLLPLALAGTCQSVQHIRTMEIADYATYDGATVMFDVMGFGRKVGEPGDLPMLYQPGVLSIAWGTAIRQLAAGLGVELDEIRDSVEQEPAPEDFDVAVGTIKKGTMAAVRFLIEGMVNGDPVIVVEHVTRLRGDLRPDWAQPAQPGGSYRVEIVGEPSYTMDICPTSRNGDHNYAAILAAAGRIVNAIPDVVAAPAGIRTTLDMPLATGKGVYSAQ; encoded by the coding sequence ATGGCTATTCGCGTCGCGCTCGTGGGAACCGGCAACTGCGGCAGTCTCGCGCTGCGTCAACTCATCACCGATGCGCGATTCGAGCTTGTCGGTGTGGGGGTGTCGTCGGACGCGAAGGTCGGCAAGGACGCCGGCGAGTTGGCCCGGCTCGACGTGACCACGGGGGTCACCGCGGGCAACGACCTCGACGCGATCATCGCGGCCAAGCCCGACTGTGTCGTCTACTGCGCGATGGGCGACACTCGGCTGCCCGAGGCGATGGCCGACGTCCGGCGCATCCTCGCGGCAGGCATCGATGTCGTCGGCTCGGCGCTCGGTGTCCTGCAGTACCCGTGGGGCGTGATCCCCGACAAGTACATCCAGCGGGTCGAAGAGGCTGCGCAAGAAGGCGATTCGACGGTGTTCATGACGGGCGTCGACCCGGGCTTCGTGACGGACCTGCTGCCGCTCGCCCTGGCGGGCACGTGCCAAAGCGTCCAGCACATCCGCACCATGGAGATCGCCGACTACGCCACCTACGACGGGGCGACGGTGATGTTCGACGTGATGGGCTTCGGCCGGAAGGTCGGGGAACCGGGTGACCTGCCGATGCTGTATCAGCCCGGCGTGCTGAGCATCGCCTGGGGCACGGCCATCCGCCAGCTCGCCGCCGGCCTCGGTGTCGAACTCGACGAGATCCGCGATTCCGTGGAGCAGGAACCCGCCCCCGAGGACTTCGACGTCGCCGTCGGCACCATCAAGAAGGGCACGATGGCCGCGGTGCGGTTTCTGATCGAAGGGATGGTCAACGGCGATCCGGTGATCGTCGTCGAACACGTGACGCGGCTGCGCGGCGACCTGCGGCCGGACTGGGCGCAGCCCGCGCAGCCCGGGGGCTCCTACCGGGTCGAGATCGTCGGTGAACCCTCCTACACCATGGACATCTGCCCGACGAGCCGCAACGGTGACCACAACTACGCCGCGATCCTGGCTGCGGCGGGCCGCATCGTCAACGCGATTCCCGACGTCGTGGCCGCGCCCGCAGGCATCCGCACCACGCTGGACATGCCGCTCGCCACCGGGAAGGGTGTGTACTCCGCTCAGTAG
- a CDS encoding PaaI family thioesterase, whose amino-acid sequence MTAPKSLRELFDQLGLTEVPGDDGTVVMEMPVDERTVNTAGGLQGGLVATMADVTAGQLAARATPFGHAIATTDLFIRYLRPIKVGPARAVARILRTGKRSVVVQVDIYRANDDEIGATATVNFAAVD is encoded by the coding sequence ATGACTGCGCCGAAGTCGCTTCGCGAGTTGTTCGATCAGCTCGGGCTGACCGAGGTGCCCGGCGACGACGGCACCGTCGTGATGGAGATGCCCGTCGACGAGCGGACCGTCAACACCGCGGGTGGTTTGCAGGGGGGCCTGGTCGCCACGATGGCAGATGTCACCGCCGGTCAACTCGCGGCGCGAGCCACCCCGTTCGGCCACGCGATCGCCACCACGGACCTGTTCATCCGCTATCTGCGGCCCATCAAAGTCGGGCCTGCGCGTGCGGTCGCCCGGATCCTGCGGACGGGCAAGCGCTCAGTGGTGGTGCAGGTCGACATCTACCGCGCCAACGACGACGAGATCGGCGCGACCGCGACCGTCAACTTCGCCGCCGTCGACTGA
- a CDS encoding HAD family hydrolase encodes MDAQPAAADPIAEIAASPPGPHVGAFFDLDGTLVDGFTATHHAADRIRRRQARIGEVLGVVEASVRYRLGRMQFERLLTRAAGYLHGESLAELDELGERIFIERVAARVFPVMHEIVQAHQDRGHTVVLSSSALTIHAEPVARFTGITEVLCNHFEVDDAGRLTGRIARPVIWGRNKSSAVQRFCEANDVGLQHSYFYADGDEDAALMVLVGNPRPVNPRPALAAMAAEHGWPVLRVQGSGNRRRVSLRRLIGYD; translated from the coding sequence ATGGATGCGCAACCCGCAGCAGCCGATCCGATCGCCGAGATCGCCGCCAGCCCCCCGGGGCCGCATGTGGGTGCGTTCTTCGACCTCGACGGGACGCTGGTCGACGGGTTCACCGCCACCCATCACGCCGCCGACCGGATCCGCCGCAGGCAGGCGCGCATCGGCGAGGTGCTCGGCGTGGTCGAGGCGTCGGTGCGATACCGCCTGGGCCGCATGCAGTTCGAGCGGCTGCTGACCCGGGCGGCCGGCTACCTGCACGGCGAGTCGCTCGCCGAACTCGACGAGTTGGGCGAACGCATCTTCATCGAACGGGTAGCAGCGCGCGTGTTTCCCGTCATGCACGAGATCGTGCAGGCGCATCAGGACCGCGGGCACACCGTGGTGCTCAGCAGCTCGGCGCTGACCATTCACGCCGAACCGGTGGCCCGGTTCACCGGGATCACCGAGGTGCTGTGCAACCACTTCGAGGTCGACGACGCCGGGCGGCTCACCGGCCGGATCGCCAGGCCGGTGATCTGGGGACGCAACAAGTCCAGCGCCGTTCAGCGCTTCTGTGAGGCCAATGACGTTGGGCTGCAACACAGTTACTTCTACGCCGATGGTGACGAAGACGCGGCGCTGATGGTGCTGGTCGGCAACCCACGGCCGGTGAACCCGCGACCGGCACTGGCGGCGATGGCCGCCGAACACGGGTGGCCGGTGCTGCGGGTCCAGGGTTCGGGCAACCGTAGACGGGTGTCGTTGCGCCGGCTCATCGGCTACGACTGA
- a CDS encoding glucose 1-dehydrogenase — translation MGRVDDKVALISGGAQGMGAADARALVAEGAKVVIGDILDDKGKALADEIGESARYVHLDVTQADQWEAAVATAVNDFGKLNVLVNNAGTVALGQIGQFDMAKWQKVIDVNLTGTFLGMQHSVEAMKAAGGGSIINISSIEGLRGAVMVHPYVASKWAVRGLTKSAALELGPHNIRVNSVHPGFIRTPMTKHFPDNMLRIPLGRPGQPEEVATFVVFLASDESRYSTGAEYVMDGGLTNDVPHR, via the coding sequence ATGGGACGCGTGGACGACAAGGTGGCACTGATCAGTGGCGGCGCGCAGGGGATGGGCGCCGCCGACGCCCGGGCACTGGTCGCCGAGGGCGCCAAGGTGGTGATCGGCGACATCCTCGACGACAAGGGCAAGGCGCTGGCCGACGAGATCGGCGAGTCGGCCCGCTACGTGCACCTCGACGTCACGCAGGCCGACCAGTGGGAGGCCGCCGTGGCCACCGCGGTCAACGACTTCGGCAAGCTCAACGTGTTGGTCAACAACGCGGGCACGGTGGCGCTGGGCCAGATCGGCCAGTTCGACATGGCCAAGTGGCAGAAGGTCATCGACGTCAACCTCACCGGCACCTTCCTCGGCATGCAGCATTCCGTCGAGGCGATGAAGGCCGCAGGCGGCGGGTCGATCATCAACATCTCGTCGATCGAGGGCCTGCGCGGCGCGGTGATGGTGCACCCGTACGTCGCGTCGAAGTGGGCGGTGCGCGGGCTGACGAAGTCGGCGGCGCTCGAACTCGGGCCGCACAACATCCGCGTCAACTCCGTGCACCCCGGGTTCATCCGCACCCCGATGACCAAGCACTTCCCCGATAACATGCTGCGCATCCCCCTCGGGCGGCCGGGTCAACCGGAGGAGGTCGCGACGTTCGTGGTCTTCCTGGCCAGCGACGAGTCCCGCTACTCGACCGGCGCGGAGTACGTCATGGACGGCGGTCTGACCAACGACGTCCCGCACAGGTAG